From the genome of Papaver somniferum cultivar HN1 chromosome 2, ASM357369v1, whole genome shotgun sequence, one region includes:
- the LOC113351860 gene encoding aspartic proteinase nepenthesin-1-like: MGETLLIFLLTITLAPSLVLINSVIAVNSTGGFSIRLIHRDSKESPLYPGDHLTRKERLERLIEQSKARSRYIESQILLQGSATSSINPDFVRLPVSYEAQMWYVAEIGLGTFSNGRGGRPSFMTYYLVVDSGSGFIWLQCDGANPSFNQDDPLYPYRRSLTFQFQPCSTPPEPNCNNGFLTHSLNYGNGAVADITLASEKFTFNSVEINLGMGCGFSQRNWDGLFGTNYRRGKPDSIAGVLGLGSGGWSLVTQLGPLSQSKFSYCLEEFNDELIPGLNTYLRFGSDATIRGGGPVHVTSIVLPGIETPLYYLVLEDISVGEQPVGFHPDDFTLRSDRRNRRIGGTIIDSGSPFSYLRREHFLRVAQLVVNHFAAHGFPVARPEYAYRGTLPLCFIGVPQMWDYYPTITFHFQGGADFEVTDPFALFVRHDEHDAVCLGIGVEEESKYDFIFGAMQQVNKKILYDLNVAQLSFANRVCTQDR; encoded by the coding sequence ATGGGTGAAActcttttgatttttcttctaaCAATTACGCTTGCTCCATCTCTAGTGCTTATAAACTCTGTCATTGCAGTAAATTCAACTGGTGGGTTTTCAATAAGGTTGATTCATAGGGACTCCAAAGAATCACCTTTGTATCCAGGTGATCATTTGACACGGAAGGAAAGACTCGAGAGACTTATCGAACAATCCAAAGCTCGTTCTCGTTACATCGAGTCACAAATATTACTCCAAGGCAGTGCAACAAGCTCGATCAATCCCGACTTTGTACGCCTTCCTGTAAGTTACGAAGCACAAATGTGGTATGTTGCAGAAATAGGTTTAGGCACGTTTTCAAATGGTAGAGGAGGACGACCGTCGTTCATGACTTACTATTTGGTGGTTGATTCGGGTAGTGGATTTATTTGGCTTCAATGCGATGGTGCcaatccaagtttcaatcaagatGATCCTCTGTATCCTTATCGTCGTTCACTTACATTCCAGTTTCAGCCTTGTAGTACCCCCCCTGAACCTAATTGCAATAACGGCTTTCTTACTCATTCTCTAAATTATGGCAATGGAGCCGTTGCAGATATTACTCTTGCCTCGGAAAAATTCACTTTCAACTCGGTTGAGATTAATTTAGGCATGGGCTGTGGTTTTAGCCAACGAAATTGGGATGGTCTCTTCGGTACGAATTATCGAAGAGGAAAACCGGATTCTATTGCCGGAGTACTCGGTTTAGGATCAGGAGGATGGTCTTTGGTAACTCAATTAGGTCCACTTTCACAAAGTAAATTTTCATACTGCTTGGAGGAATTTAACGATGAATTAATTCCAGGACTAAACACATATTTAAGGTTCGGTAGCGACGCAACAATTCGAGGCGGAGGTCCAGTACATGTGACTTCCATCGTACTGCCTGGCATTGAGACACCGCTTTATTACTTGGTTCTAGAGGATATCAGTGTAGGTGAACAACCGGTGGGGTTCCATCCAGATGATTTTACGCTTCGGAGTGATAGAAGAAATCGTAGAATAGGTGGTACTATCATTGATTCGGGGTCTCCATTTTCCTATCTGCGCAGGGAACATTTTCTTAGAGTTGCTCAGTTGGTGGTGAACCATTTTGCAGCGCATGGATTTCCAGTTGCTCGACCCGAATATGCATACAGAGGAACTCTTCCACTTTGTTTCATTGGTGTCCCCCAGATGTGGGATTACTATCCTACCATAACATTTCATTTTCAGGGCGGCGCCGATTTTGAAGTGACAGATCCTTTTGCTCTTTTTGTGCGACATGATGAACATGATGCTGTGTGTTTAGGCATTGGTGTCGAGGAAGAGTCTAAATACGATTTCATCTTTGGAGCCATGCAACAAGTAAATAAGAAGATTTTGTATGATTTGAATGTTGCGCAACTCTCCTTCGCTAATCGGGTTTGCACACAAGATAGGTGA